The genomic segment GCGCGCGCTGCTCGGCCGGGACTGGTCCCGCTATCTCGACCTCGCCCACCCCGCCGTCCGCAGCCGCTACGCGGCCTCGCGGATCCTGCTGAAGTTCGCGGCCGGCGCGGTGCTCAACGGCGATCCCGACGACCTGGAGCTCGCCTACGGGCCGACCGGGCGGCCGTATCTGCGCGGCTGCGACCAGATCGACATCAGCCTCAGCCACACCGAGGACCTGCTGCTGGTCGGCCTCACCACCCGCGGCCTGATCGGCGTGGACGCCGAGCGGACCGACCGGCAGATGTACGGCAGCGGCCTGGGCCGCCATGTGTGCACACCGTACGAACTGGTCACCCTCGCCTCGCTGGAGGAGGAGCAGCGCAACCCCAGCCTGGTGCGGCTGTGGACCCTCAAGGAGGCGTACAGCAAGGCCATCGGGCAGGGCATGCAGTTCCGGTTCAGCGAGTTCGGGTTCGGCCCGGACGGCAAGCCGGTGCGCGTGCAGCGCCCGGACGGCACGGCCGGGACCGGGTCCGAGTGGGCGTTCCGCACCTTCGTGCTCGACACCGGCTACTGCGTGAGCGCGGCGGTGTACGACGCGGGCTTCGGCGCGGTGCTGGACACCGACATCACGACCATGCTCGACCAGGACGCCGCGGACGCGATCACCGCCGCGCTCAATGAGCAGGAGTGACGTTTCTCCGGGGCGCTGTCCCCGGGGTCGTCACTCCTTGAGGCCGAACTGGTCCAGCATCCCGGACAGCGCGACGTTGAACCCCGCCTGGAACCGGCTGGTGGCCTCGAGCTGTTCGGTGATCTCCGATATGTGGCGGCGGCAGGTGCGTACCGACATGCCGAGCCGGCGCGCCACCATCTCGTCCTTGTATCCCTTGGCCATCAGCCGGATGATCGACGCGCGGAGATCGTCGGTCCCCGAGGACGTCGACTGGCTGTCGGGGTTGAACGGGGTGGCGCCGTCCCACAGGTGCTCGAAGACCGCGCACAGGAAGGCGACCAGCGTCGGTTCGCGGACGATCGCCGCGCCGGGGGTCTTCGAGGCCGACTTGCGCTCCGGCAGGAAGACGGTCTCCCGATCGTAAATGATCATGCGGTCGATGAGTTCGTCCGCGGTGCGGACCTCGGCGCCCTCGGCGGAGATGTCCCGGACATACGCCCTGGTGGCGAGGTCGCTGCGGGCCGTGTGCTGGTAGATGGTGCGGATCCGCACCCCCCGGTCCAGCGTGTTCAGCGCGCGCTGCCGGGCCGACGCCAGCGACGGTGACGAGCGGGCGCCGCCGGGCTGCACCGTGAGCAGCTCCTTGCGGCACTGCTGCGTCAGGTGGTTGATCATCGACTGGATGGTGTCCTTGTCGCTGATGACGTCGAAGGCCTCCAGCCGGTTGCGCATCCGGCGTCCCTCGAAGTACCGCGGCATCAGCGACAGCAGCTTCGACCGCACATCGGTGACGGCCTGCTGCAGATCCCGGATCTGATGCTCGGCGGATCCCACCAGATCCGCGGCCGCGACATCCGGTCCCACCGGAACCAGCACGTCGGGATCACCCGGCATCGGCTGCAGAAGGTGCAGAAGTCGCAGGACGTGTTCCACCCGGTCGACCTCGGGCGTGGTGAGCGAAAGTCGCTCCGCGATGTCCGCCCGGTCGAACCGTCCGAACTCGACGGCGGCCCCGTAAGCGGCAGCGCTCAAGTCGTCCAACTCGGCGAACTCCGAACTGGAATTGCCGCTTCCGGCCATCCGTGGCGCTCCCCCGTGAGCTGTGAAGTTGCTGCCATGCAAGCTTAGGCCATCGGGTTGGCCTTGGAGCGGGGATTCGAACCTGGGCATTGTGTGCGGGTCGGACAGTGGCTCTAGTGAGCCTCAAGTGACGACAGCACCACAGTGAAGTCCGTGAGACCGATCCTTTTGGGGGAAACATGAGGGTTTCGGCGAATATGAAGAGTGTGACCGTACGGGCGATGCTCGTCGCAAGTGCGGTCGCGGCGCTGGCGGTCGGGTACTCCCCGGCGCAGGCGCAGACCTTGGAACGTCAGGCGGGGGATGCCATCAGCACTCCTGTGGCTTACAACACGGGGCACGTACACGCTGATGACGACGAGTGGGACTGACCATCCCGGGGGACTGACCATCCCCGGTCGTTCGGCCTGATTTACGCAGCGCTCCCTACCAGCATCTGGTAGGGAGCGTTCTGCTGTGCCCCCACCGTCGCGGGAACCGTCGCCGGAACCGCGATCGCACTGACCAGTACGCCACCGCCCGCCGACCAGCGTCCGCTGAAACCCGTGGGGTCCCCCTCTTTCAGGGCGGACGCCGGCAGCAGCAGCCGCGCGCGGAAGGTACGCGCCAGCGGGTTGACGGTGATGAGCGCGTCCTCGAAGTCCAGCTCCCGGCCGGTGAGCGGGAACCAGGCCTTGTAGACGGACTCCTTCATGCTGAACAGCAGCCGGTCCCAGCACACCTCGGGGGTCGTCCGCATCAACTGCCGTACCCAGCCGCGCTCCTGGGGGAGCGCGATGGACTCCAGGATGCCCTCCGGGAGGGTGTCGTTGGGCTCGGCGTCGATCCCGATCGCCGCCATGTCGCTGGTACGGGCCACGGCCGCCGCACGGTAGCCGTTGCAGTGCGTCATGCTGCCGACCACGTCCGGGGCCCACTGCGGCGCGCCGCGGAGGCCGGGGAGTATCGGCATCGCCGGCAGGCCGAGCCCGGCCAGGGCGCGGCGGGCGCACCAGCGCGCCGTGGTGAATTCCAGCCGCCGCTTCTCCACCGCGTTGCGGATCTGCTCCGCCTCCTCCGGGAACAGGGTCGCCTCGGGCGGGTCCAGCGTCGCGTCCACCGCGACGACCTCGGTGGGAAGCAGCTGCGCGATCATGGGAGCCCCGTTTCGTCCGACGCCTCGTCGGCGTCTGCCGCTTGCTCGCTCCGGTGGGTGGCGAGCGATTTCCACGCTGCCGTTCCGGGGGGTCACGGGACAACGAATGCGGCGCCGGCGGCGGTGATATGGCAGGTCGCAGCCCCGATCCATGCCCACCAGCTGCTATCCGGGAGACGGCCGGGAGGCGGCCTGCCGGTCGGCAGGCATGGGCGCGCGACGGCTTGCCATGCGGTTGCTACACGCCATGACAAGGCGGCCGGTCGGGCCGGGGGCAGGGGGTGCCTGCCCGGACATAGGGGTTCTTCCCCACTCTTCGCCGTTCTACCCTCATCGGATGTCTCAAGGGAAGTTGCTGGGCATCAGTGACCTGCATGTCGCGCATCCGGAGAACCGGAAGATCCTCGAGGAGCTGCGCCCGGACAACCCGGCGGACTGGCTGATCGTGGCGGGCGACGTGGGCGAGGTGCTCGAGGACGTCGAGTGGGCCCTGGAACTGCTGAGCGTGCGGTTCGCCCACGTCGTGTGGGCGCCGGGCAACCATGACCTGTGGACCCCGCACGGCGATGCCGTGCAGCTGCGCGGCGAGGCCCGCTACCGGCATCTGGTGGAGGTCTGCCGGTCGCTGGGCGTGCACAGTCCGGAGGACCCGTACCCGGTCTGGAGCGGCCCCGGCGGCCCGGTCGTCGTCGCGCCGCTGTTCCTGCTGTACGACTACACCTTCCGCACGCCCACCGCGGCCACGAAGGAGGAGTCGCTCGCGCAGGCCTACGAGGCCGGCATCGTCTGCACCGACGAGTTCCTGCTGCACCCCGATCCCTACCCGTCGCGGGACGCGTGGTGCCGGGCCCGGGTGGCGGAGACCGCGCGGCGGCTGGAAGCCTGCGATCCGGAACTGCGGACCGTCCTCGTCAACCACTTCCCCCTGGTGCGGGACCCGACGAATATCCTGCGTTATCCCGAATTCGCCCAATGGTGCGGAACTGAGCTGACGGCGGACTGGCACACCCGATTCCGGGCCGCCGCCGTCGTCTACGGGCATCTGCACATTCCCCGCACCACCTGGTACGACGGGGTGCGGTTCGAAGAGGTGTCGGTCGGCTACCCCCGTGAGTGGCGCACTCCCGGCCACCCCAGGAACGTGCCGCGGCAGATCCTTCCGGAGCCCGCCACGGCCCTCTGACCTGCCCCGCCCGATAGCACGTCGGACGGGCACTCGCGCGCCGCTGGAGTACTTACTGCAGGGCAACTTCCGGCCACCGTGGGACGCGAGTTCCCTGCCTACACTGGATTCCTGATTCAACGGGGAGAATCCTCCGTTTCAATTCGCCAGTGCCAATGCGCTTCCTCTGGGGAAAAAGGCCGGTTATTCCGGCCGGCGGGAGCGCGGACCGCACTGGATTACGGGGACAGTGGGGCGAAGATGGTGCTGATCGACCGTGAGGCGGAACTGGCGCTACTGGATACGGCCTTGGCCGGATGTATGGCGGGACATGCCCGGATCGTGCTGGTCGAAGGCGCGGTCGGCTGCGGGAAGAGCGAACTCGCCGACACCGTCGCCGAGTCGGCCGAGAAGGCCGGCGCCGTCGTGCTGCGCGCGATGGGATCCGCGGCGGAACGGGCCCTGCCACTGGCGGTGCTGGGGCAGCTCGTCAACAGCGCGCCGCCCGGGACACTCCCGGAACCGGCGCAGAACCAGGGCCCGTCGAGGATCGAGGCCATGCAGGCGTTCAGCGACGCCGTCCATGACCTCAGTACGCGGACACCGGTGGTGATCTGCGTCGACGACCTGCATCTGGTGGACGACCTGTCCTGCCGCTATCTGCTGCAACTGGCCCGCAGGGCCCGCAACGCCAGGATCCTGCTGGTGCTGACCGAACCGGTGCACGAGCGCAGCGACGACCCGGTGTTCGGCACCGAGCTGCTGCGGCAGCCCAACTTCACCCGGGTCCGGCTGGAGCGGCTCGGCCGGTACGCCGTCGCCGAGGTGCTCGCCCAGGGTCTCGACGGGCAGCCGGACACGGCGGGGGACGAGCGGCTCGCCGACCACGCCGGCCACTTCTGGACCGTCAGCGGCGGCAACCCGCTGCTGCTGCGCGCCCTCGTCGAGGAGTACCGGGTCGCCCGGCGCAACTCCCCGGCGGGCGCGATCCCGGAGCCGGAGGCGGGCGGCGCGTTCACCCAGGCCGTCCTGGCCTGCCTGTACCGCTGCGGGCCGCGGACCACCCAGCTGGCCGAGGCGCTGGCCGTGCTGGGCAGGACCGGCACCGCGGAACTGGCGGCGCAGCTGCTGGGCATCACCACTCCCGCGGCGGTCCAGGGGGTCGCCGCGCTGAACGCCGCCGGGATCCTGGAGAGCTTCCGCTTCCGGCACCCCGCGGTGCGCCGCTCGCTCCTCGACCGGATGGATCCGGCCGCCCGCACCGGACTGCACCGGCGGGCCGCCAGGCTGGCGCACCAGTACGGCATGCCCGCGTCGGCCGTCGCCGGCCAGCTGCTCGCCGCGCAGCACGCGGACGAGGACTGGGCGGTGCCGGTCCTGCGGGCGGCGGCCGAGCAGCTGCTCGCCGACGGCAAGGCCGTACCGGCCGCCGCCTGCCTGGAGCTGGCGTACCAGGGCTGCACCGACGACGAACAGCGCGCCGAGTTCCGCACCCGGCTGGCCGCCGTGACCTGGCGGACCAACCCGGGCGCCGCCGAACGGCATCTCAGCGAACCGCTGGACGCGCTGCGCGCCGACCGGCTCGCCCCGGCCCGGATGGGCCCGCTGGCCCGGCTGCTGGCCGCCCAGGGGCGGATCGACGAGGCCGGCGACGTACTCGCCCGGCTCGCGACCGCGACCGGCGACACGGGCCGGCGGCCCGACCCGCAGCACGGCACGGCACCGGTCTCGTCGCTGGGCTCCGCGCTCGGCAGCAGACCCGGCGGCCAGCTGCCGGGGCACCGGGACGATCCGCTGGACGGGCTGTCCGCCTTCCCGCGCTGGGCCGGCGGGCGGACCCGCGCCGCGGGCTCGCCGCCGTCCACCGCCGCGCACTCCAGCGTCAACGCCGCCACGGTGGCGGTCGCGCCGGCCGCCCTGTGGGCGATCCCGGACGGCGTGCAGGACGGCACGGCCGCCGAGGACGCCGAACTGTTCCTGCGCGGGACGACGCTCGCTGCCGCCACCGTGGAGCCGATCGTGCAGGCCCTGCGGGTCCTGCTGCACCTCGGGGGTGCGCAGCGGGCCGTGCACTGGAGCCAGGTCATCGGCGAGGAGGCCGCCCGCCGCGAAGCCCCGGGCTGGCAGGCGCTGTTCACCTCGCTGTGGGCCGAGGCCCTGCTGCGCCAGGGGGATCTGCAGGGCGCCGAGGAGCGGGCCGCGCTCGCCCTCAAGCTGGTGCCGGAACGCGGCGGCAGCGTCTTCCTGTGCGGGGTGGCGGCGACGCTGGTCCGCGCCCGCACCGCGATGGGCCACTACGACGCGGCCGCCCGGGTGCTCAGCCAGCCGGTCCCCGAGGGCCTGGCCGGCAGCTTCCACGGGCTTGCCTATCTGCGCGCCCGCGGCCAGTACCACCTGGCGACCAGCCGCTACCACGCGGCGCTCGGCGACTTCCTGGACATCGGCCGGCGCACCAAGCGCTGGGGTCTGGACCGGCCGCTGCTGCTGCCGTGGCGCACCGACGCGGCGGAGGCGCTGCTGCAGCTCGGCGAGGCGCACCAGGCGGAGCGCTTCGTGACCGACCAGCTCGCCACCCGCGACGCCGCCAACCCGTGGGTGTCCGGTATCTCGCTGCGGCTGCGCGCCGCGACGCGTGAGCCCAGGGAGCGGCAGATCCTGCTCGCGAAGTCCGTCGACGAACTGCGCCGGTCGGGCGACCGCTACGAGCTGGCCCGTTCCATGGCCGAACTCGGCCAGGTGCTGAAGGAACTGGGCGAGCCGACCCGCGCCAACATGGTCAACCGGCGGGCCTGGCACCTGGCGCAGGAGTGCGGGGCCGAGGCACTGCGCGAGAAGACCCTCCCGGGGCACAGCGCCGCGGGCGGGGTGCCGGAGGACCCGGCGCCGGTGGCGGCCTACGCGGACCTGGAGGCCAAGCTCAGCGACTCCGAGAAGCGGGTGGCGATGCTCGCGGTGCACGGGCACACCAACCGGGAGATCGCGATGAAGCTCTACATCACCGTCAGCACCGTCGAGCAGCACCTGACGCGGGTCTACCGCAAGCTCAGCATCAGCAGCCGGCAGGAGCTGCCGGTGGACCTTCAGCTCAGCGTCACCGAGATGGCGTGACCGCCGAACTCCCTTGACGCGCACCTTTGTTGGAAGTCCACAACCCCCACCTGTCACAGCACCCCGTACCCAGGGAGAGGACGAGCAGTTGAGCACACCGTTCGAGGACCCGGACGCCACCTATCTGGCACTGGTCAACGACGAGGGCCAGTACTCCGTGTGGCCGGCCGCCAACGACGTGCCCGCCGGCTGGCGGATCGTCCTGGAGGAGAGCGGCCGGCAGGCCTGTCTTGACCACGTCGAGGCGCACTGGACGGACATGCGGCCGGTGAGCCTACGCGCCGCCATGGGCGGGCAGCCGGGCGAGTGACGCGCGGGCGTACACCACCTGGTAGCCCGGCAGGATGAACAGCGACTCGCGGAACGACGTGGTCGACTCGGGCATCAACTCCGGTACGGAGTCGGGCTGTTCGTACATGAGCGCCCGCTCCAGCCGGAAGAAGTACAGATTGTGGGCGTCGACCCGGCGCTGGTAGGACCACCAGTC from the Streptomyces sp. RKAG293 genome contains:
- a CDS encoding 4'-phosphopantetheinyl transferase superfamily protein, giving the protein MTVPGNSTLGPPLGEPVEVGARGAAWDRVRADLTAYGTALIYAQLADLQPDLPEGDELRALLGRDWSRYLDLAHPAVRSRYAASRILLKFAAGAVLNGDPDDLELAYGPTGRPYLRGCDQIDISLSHTEDLLLVGLTTRGLIGVDAERTDRQMYGSGLGRHVCTPYELVTLASLEEEQRNPSLVRLWTLKEAYSKAIGQGMQFRFSEFGFGPDGKPVRVQRPDGTAGTGSEWAFRTFVLDTGYCVSAAVYDAGFGAVLDTDITTMLDQDAADAITAALNEQE
- a CDS encoding LuxR C-terminal-related transcriptional regulator, with translation MAGSGNSSSEFAELDDLSAAAYGAAVEFGRFDRADIAERLSLTTPEVDRVEHVLRLLHLLQPMPGDPDVLVPVGPDVAAADLVGSAEHQIRDLQQAVTDVRSKLLSLMPRYFEGRRMRNRLEAFDVISDKDTIQSMINHLTQQCRKELLTVQPGGARSSPSLASARQRALNTLDRGVRIRTIYQHTARSDLATRAYVRDISAEGAEVRTADELIDRMIIYDRETVFLPERKSASKTPGAAIVREPTLVAFLCAVFEHLWDGATPFNPDSQSTSSGTDDLRASIIRLMAKGYKDEMVARRLGMSVRTCRRHISEITEQLEATSRFQAGFNVALSGMLDQFGLKE
- a CDS encoding 4'-phosphopantetheinyl transferase superfamily protein, which codes for MIAQLLPTEVVAVDATLDPPEATLFPEEAEQIRNAVEKRRLEFTTARWCARRALAGLGLPAMPILPGLRGAPQWAPDVVGSMTHCNGYRAAAVARTSDMAAIGIDAEPNDTLPEGILESIALPQERGWVRQLMRTTPEVCWDRLLFSMKESVYKAWFPLTGRELDFEDALITVNPLARTFRARLLLPASALKEGDPTGFSGRWSAGGGVLVSAIAVPATVPATVGAQQNAPYQMLVGSAA
- a CDS encoding metallophosphoesterase, which encodes MSQGKLLGISDLHVAHPENRKILEELRPDNPADWLIVAGDVGEVLEDVEWALELLSVRFAHVVWAPGNHDLWTPHGDAVQLRGEARYRHLVEVCRSLGVHSPEDPYPVWSGPGGPVVVAPLFLLYDYTFRTPTAATKEESLAQAYEAGIVCTDEFLLHPDPYPSRDAWCRARVAETARRLEACDPELRTVLVNHFPLVRDPTNILRYPEFAQWCGTELTADWHTRFRAAAVVYGHLHIPRTTWYDGVRFEEVSVGYPREWRTPGHPRNVPRQILPEPATAL
- a CDS encoding LuxR family transcriptional regulator, yielding MVLIDREAELALLDTALAGCMAGHARIVLVEGAVGCGKSELADTVAESAEKAGAVVLRAMGSAAERALPLAVLGQLVNSAPPGTLPEPAQNQGPSRIEAMQAFSDAVHDLSTRTPVVICVDDLHLVDDLSCRYLLQLARRARNARILLVLTEPVHERSDDPVFGTELLRQPNFTRVRLERLGRYAVAEVLAQGLDGQPDTAGDERLADHAGHFWTVSGGNPLLLRALVEEYRVARRNSPAGAIPEPEAGGAFTQAVLACLYRCGPRTTQLAEALAVLGRTGTAELAAQLLGITTPAAVQGVAALNAAGILESFRFRHPAVRRSLLDRMDPAARTGLHRRAARLAHQYGMPASAVAGQLLAAQHADEDWAVPVLRAAAEQLLADGKAVPAAACLELAYQGCTDDEQRAEFRTRLAAVTWRTNPGAAERHLSEPLDALRADRLAPARMGPLARLLAAQGRIDEAGDVLARLATATGDTGRRPDPQHGTAPVSSLGSALGSRPGGQLPGHRDDPLDGLSAFPRWAGGRTRAAGSPPSTAAHSSVNAATVAVAPAALWAIPDGVQDGTAAEDAELFLRGTTLAAATVEPIVQALRVLLHLGGAQRAVHWSQVIGEEAARREAPGWQALFTSLWAEALLRQGDLQGAEERAALALKLVPERGGSVFLCGVAATLVRARTAMGHYDAAARVLSQPVPEGLAGSFHGLAYLRARGQYHLATSRYHAALGDFLDIGRRTKRWGLDRPLLLPWRTDAAEALLQLGEAHQAERFVTDQLATRDAANPWVSGISLRLRAATREPRERQILLAKSVDELRRSGDRYELARSMAELGQVLKELGEPTRANMVNRRAWHLAQECGAEALREKTLPGHSAAGGVPEDPAPVAAYADLEAKLSDSEKRVAMLAVHGHTNREIAMKLYITVSTVEQHLTRVYRKLSISSRQELPVDLQLSVTEMA
- a CDS encoding MbtH family protein, producing MSTPFEDPDATYLALVNDEGQYSVWPAANDVPAGWRIVLEESGRQACLDHVEAHWTDMRPVSLRAAMGGQPGE